Proteins encoded in a region of the Tribolium castaneum strain GA2 chromosome 7, icTriCast1.1, whole genome shotgun sequence genome:
- the Gas8 gene encoding dynein regulatory complex subunit 4, with amino-acid sequence MPPKKKGGKGKGGSGNIIDGVDTTQMTREQLEVFCHRIKEENEREREERNFFQLERDKLRTFWEITKNELEEAKAKLRNKDRQIEEAAEKNEEELKFYKQKVKHLQYEHQNNLTECKAEALVSLKMSQDDHTEQERELLRDKRDLKAQMREQEVAHQDQVKALKLQHSEEISTIRNQFELKEKELENKYEKKFADLKQELNIKHTMEMSELEERKNNQITDLTKHHEKVFNEMKNYYNDITLNNLALISSLKDQMEVLRKQNERMSKQVADITAENKRLTEPLKQAQIDVAEYKRQLEHYEKDKLSLANTKAKLSSTKQELDDLRWANDALQLRFEKLEAEKDELSRRFIEAILDVQQKTGQKNMLLQKRIQTLTNVAEYRDVIIGELRALTSEDITAKNLKLEKILARKNTVIHDLQYELARVCKAHDDLLDTYEDKLQQYGIPKEELGFVPLRILQDGQGGLPKGPAGLVTKNR; translated from the exons ATG cCTCCCAAAAAGAAAGGTGGAAAAGGAAAAGGCGGTTCGGGAAATATCATCGATGGAGTGGACACAACTCAAATGACCCGAGAGCAGCTCGAGGTCTTCTGCCACCGAATAAAAGAGGAAAACGAACGAGAAAGAGAAGAACGAAATTTCTTTCAACTCGAAAGAGATAAATTACGGACGTTTTGggaaatcacaaaaaatgaaCTTGAAGAAGCTAAAGCAAAACTCag aaaCAAAGACCGACAGATTGAGGAAGCGGCTGAGAAAAACGAAGAAgaactgaaattttacaaGCAAAAAGTCAAACATTTGCAATACGAACACCAAAACAACTTAACAGAATGTAAAGCTGAAGCGCTTGTTTCGCTGAAAATGTCACAAGATGACCACACTGAACAGGAAAGAGAATTGTTGCGAGATAAGCGAGATTTGAAAGCGCAAATGCGGGAACAAGAAGTCGCCCATCAAGATCAAGTCAAAGCTTTAAAACTG cAACATAGTGAAGAGATAAGCACCATCAGAAACCAATTCGAACTGAAAGAAAAAGAACTGgaaaataaatacgaaaaaaaatttgctgaccTGAAACAAGAATTAAACATCAAACATAC GATGGAAATGTCGGAGCTGGAAGAGcgcaaaaataaccaaattacTGATTTGACAAAACATCACGAGAAAGTGTTCAATGAAATGAAGAACTATTACAATGACATTACTTTAAACAACTTGGCGTTAATAAGTAGCTTGAAA GACCAAATGGAAGTTCTTCGGAAACAAAACGAACGAATGAGTAAACAAGTCGCTGACATAACTGCCGAAAACAAGCGCTTAACTGAACCTTTAAAACAAGCACAAATTGATGTTGCTGAGTATAAACGACAACTTGAACATTACGAAAAGGACAAGTTATCACTGGCG AACACCAAAGCTAAATTATCGTCCACTAAACAAGAGCTGGATGATTTAAGATGGGCAAACGATGCTTTGCAATTAAGATTTGAAAAG CTCGAGGCCGAAAAAGACGAACTGAGTCGAAGATTCATCGAGGCAATTCTAGACGTTCAGCAGAAAACCGGTCAGAAAAATATGCTTTTGCAGAAACGTATCCAAACTTTGACAAATGTGGCGGAATACAGAGATGTGATAATTGGGGAGCTGAGGGCGCTAACGTCGGAAGATATTACGGCGAAAAATTTGAAGCTGGAG aaaattttagcaagAAAAAATACGGTCATACATGACTTACAGTATGAGCTGGCCAGGGTGTGTAAAGCGCACGATGATCTTTTGGATACTTACGAAGATAAATTGCAACAATATGGCATTCCTAAAGAGGAGTTGGGTTTTGTTCCGTTGAGGATTTTGCAGGATGGGCAAGGGGGGCTGCCGAAAGGCCCAGCTGGGCTTGTTACAAAGAATCGATAA
- the LOC661532 gene encoding uncharacterized protein LOC661532 — translation MSRSFKWKCKYKTNPFPSCSISLPSTKFTVFIQIATMCTKFLIAVTLGLVASEPTQVDLGGFGGGGGGGGGGDFGHELGGFGGGGGFGGGGGFGGGYGGGGLEGFGGGHGELSLGGGGGGGGGGGGSLYSGQSSYEAGEHGGSSGGEGGDYHHGVSIVGGGGGGEGHGASFDLTHHGGGGGGGHHGPFGGSFVASAKYEGQAGGVAHKIADGDIASHASYITFGHGHYSDVLGASQDGGSLGGGGGGGGGGGYKWGFVAPASSGLGDRQ, via the exons ATGTCCCGTTCTTTCAAGTGGAAGTGCAAATATAAAACCAACCCATTCCCTTCTTGCTCCATCAGTCTACCTTCAACCAagtttactgtttttattcAGATTGCGACAATGTGTACg AAATTTCTGATCGCTGTAACTTTAGGACTAGTCGCGTCTGAACCAACACAAGTCGACT tggGCGGTTTCGGCGGCGGCGGTGGAGGAGGCGGCGGCGGCGACTTCGGCCACGAGTTGGGAGGATTCGGGGGCGGCGGCGGATTTGGAGGCGGGGGCGGATTTGGGGGTGGTTATGGCGGAGGTGGCCTTGAAGGATTTGGGGGCGGCCACGGCGAACTCAGTCTTGGAGGCGGAGGCGGCGGCGGTGGAGGCGGCGGAGGATCACTTTACAGTGGTCAAAGCAGCTACGAAGCCGGAGAACATGGAGGATCTTCTGGAGGAGAAGGCGGTGATTACCACCATGGAGTCAGTATTGTTGGAGGAGGAGGAGGTGGAGAAGGGCATGGGGCCAGCTTCGACTTGACCCATCATG GTGGAGGCGGCGGTGGCGGCCACCACGGTCCCTTCGGAGGCAGCTTCGTAGCTTCCGCCAAATACGAGGGTCAAGCTGGAGGTGTTGCCCATAAAATCGCCGATGGAGACATTGCATCTCACGCCAGTTACATTACTTTCGGCCACGGTCACTACTCCGACGTCCTGGGGGCTAGTCAAGACGGCGGTTCGCTCGGTggaggcggcggcggcggtggAGGCGGCGGCTACAAATGGGGTTTCGTAGCACCTGCTTCGAGTGGACTTGGAGATCGACAGTGA